From the Azospirillum formosense genome, one window contains:
- a CDS encoding lysozyme inhibitor LprI family protein: MLRPALLALGLLALPTAAGAAGFPCSKAATPTEKAICADPALSALDERLAASYRAALEQLSGASPEEGAAGTAVKADQRAWLRDRDSCRADTACLRRAYDGRVAVLSFRSDPAAPSSPAGRYVGRFDHEGFIGIAAIALRDGTVAVSVSGAEPSAGRWICNFSGIGRLDDQGRLIVGTPDAEGGGLILVAAADGGVVIPDLEPNRAASGYWCGHNGSFLWEYRRTP, from the coding sequence ATGCTCCGCCCAGCGCTGCTCGCCCTTGGCCTCCTGGCGTTGCCGACCGCCGCCGGCGCGGCGGGCTTCCCCTGCTCCAAGGCCGCAACCCCCACGGAAAAGGCGATCTGCGCCGACCCGGCGCTCTCCGCGCTGGACGAGCGGCTGGCCGCGTCCTACCGCGCCGCCCTGGAGCAACTGTCCGGCGCCAGCCCGGAGGAGGGCGCCGCCGGGACGGCCGTGAAGGCCGACCAACGGGCGTGGCTGCGCGACCGCGATTCCTGCCGCGCCGACACGGCCTGCCTGCGCCGCGCCTATGACGGGCGCGTGGCGGTTCTGTCCTTCCGCAGCGATCCGGCGGCACCCTCGTCGCCCGCCGGACGCTACGTGGGGCGCTTCGACCATGAAGGGTTCATCGGCATCGCCGCCATCGCCCTGCGCGACGGCACGGTCGCCGTCAGCGTCAGCGGCGCCGAACCCTCGGCGGGACGCTGGATATGCAATTTCTCCGGCATCGGGCGGTTGGACGACCAGGGCCGGTTGATCGTCGGCACGCCCGACGCCGAAGGGGGTGGCCTCATCCTGGTCGCCGCAGCGGACGGCGGGGTCGTCATCCCCGACCTGGAGCCCAACCGCGCCGCCAGCGGCTATTGGTGCGGTCACAACGGCAGCTTCCTCTGGGAGTACCGGCGCACGCCCTGA
- a CDS encoding HD domain-containing phosphohydrolase, whose translation MQVVIVDDDPSTLFITSAVIRRIDDAEPIGMGSPLEALDWLAVNTPDLILIDHVMPDLDGMVVLERIRAQRHLADVPVVMITADTSVKLRVAALESGCTDFLTKPIVVPELLARAQNLLRLRLGQRMMRDQAAVLRSRVEEATAQLRQQAQELVARLARAAEYRDPETGLHIERMASYSRVIAESLGLDPDDCARLAEAAPMHDIGKIGIPDAILLKPGRLTDSEMQVMREHPVIGHAVLQGSEHPLICEAAEIALGHHEKYDGTGYPKGLRGEEIPLACRIVAIADVFDALTTARPYKTPWPLDTAKAYIVEHSGTHFDPVCVDAFLRAWTSVLAIHDAHPDPDFTGADCAAFR comes from the coding sequence ATGCAGGTTGTAATCGTCGATGACGATCCTTCCACGCTGTTCATCACCAGCGCGGTCATCCGGCGGATCGACGACGCGGAGCCCATCGGCATGGGCAGTCCGCTGGAGGCTCTGGACTGGCTGGCGGTCAACACGCCCGACCTGATCCTGATCGATCATGTCATGCCGGACCTCGACGGCATGGTCGTGCTGGAGCGCATCCGTGCCCAGCGGCATCTCGCCGACGTTCCGGTGGTGATGATCACCGCCGACACGTCGGTGAAGCTGCGGGTGGCCGCCCTTGAAAGCGGCTGCACCGATTTCCTGACCAAACCCATCGTCGTTCCCGAGCTGCTCGCCCGGGCGCAGAACCTTCTGCGCCTGCGGCTGGGCCAGCGGATGATGCGCGACCAGGCCGCCGTGCTGCGCAGCCGGGTGGAGGAGGCGACGGCCCAACTCCGCCAGCAGGCGCAGGAGCTGGTGGCCCGCCTCGCACGCGCCGCCGAATACCGCGACCCGGAAACCGGCCTGCACATCGAGCGGATGGCGAGCTATTCGCGCGTCATCGCCGAAAGCCTCGGGCTCGACCCGGACGACTGCGCCCGGCTGGCCGAGGCCGCGCCGATGCACGACATCGGCAAGATCGGCATTCCCGACGCCATCCTGCTGAAGCCCGGCCGGCTGACCGACAGCGAAATGCAGGTGATGCGCGAGCATCCGGTGATCGGCCACGCCGTGCTGCAGGGAAGCGAGCATCCCCTCATCTGCGAGGCGGCGGAGATCGCGCTGGGCCATCACGAGAAGTACGACGGCACCGGCTATCCCAAGGGTCTGCGGGGGGAGGAGATTCCGCTGGCCTGCCGCATCGTCGCCATCGCCGACGTCTTCGACGCCCTGACCACCGCCCGCCCCTACAAGACGCCCTGGCCGCTCGACACCGCGAAGGCCTACATCGTCGAGCACAGCGGCACCCATTTCGACCCGGTCTGCGTCGACGCCTTCCTGCGCGCCTGGACGTCGGTCCTCGCCATTCACGACGCCCATCCCGACCCGGATTTCACCGGGGCGGACTGCGCCGCGTTCCGCTAG